Part of the Nodosilinea sp. PGN35 genome is shown below.
CACAGAACCAGCAGTTCGTCTTTGGCAATCTGGGCCTGCTCTTCTTTAATGGCGGTGTAGCGGGCAAAGGTGTTGTGGTAAGCCACAGAAGCCGCTTTATCGCCACTGGCTGGAGTCTCGAGATCCACCAGCTTTTTGGTCATTGACAGTACTGCCTCGGCGGCCACGCGGGCCGAAGAGGGGTCGTAAACGCCGCAGGGGCCATCGCAGTGGGCGTGTACCGCTGCGGCGGGGAACCATGCCTGTAGCTTGGCGATCGCTTGGTTGAGCATAATCATCCTGGTAGTGAATGGAAATACGGGCAAAAACGTGAATTTTATTGCGCCTGACCTCAGCGGTCCCCATTGTCCCAGCGGGTTATATCCCTATGCCGGGTAGGGGGATAGGCCAGGCTACGTCTCATATTGTTAACGCTATTGAACCCTTCTGCAACCTTCAGCCCTTCCACAGGCGACAGATGCTGTCGCAGAGCTTGTGGCCTGAGGGCTACGCCGGAGCCCAATTAAGTACACCTGTACGGCTATACTCCCTAGAAACGGGTCGTTTACCTGGAATTTTTAGCTATGGCGTTTTTCCCCACTCGTCTTTTCTCCACTCGTTCTTGGAAAATGCGGTGCTGGAGCCGACCGCTGGCGCTGATGGCTTTGGGGATAGGTTTGACCGGCTGCGGCGACCTGCTGCTGCTGGTCAGTGGCTGGGTAACTTCGGCAGATCTCTCCACCCTGCCGCCCTGCGTCGATGACGACTGCAACTGCGGCGATTTCGCCAGCCAGCCCCAGGCCCAAAGGGTGCTCGATGCCTTTGCGGGCGACCCCTACGACCTCGACGGCGACGGCAATGGTCGCGCCTGTGAACGGCTGCCCGCCGCGCTGCCCGCCGCTGATCCCCCCGCACCGCCCTCCAGCAATCCCCACCTGGTGCTGGGCAACCCCAGTCAGGCTGCTACCGCCAACCCCAACAACTATCTGATGCAGCGCCATCAGTATGTGCTGAGCTACAGCCGCGATCGCAGAGGGCTCAACTGGGCCAGTTGGGAAGTCGATGCCGCCTGGCTAGGGACTACCGACCGTCAAGACAACTTCCGCCCCGATGGGGCGCTGCCCGCCGGGTTTTACCAGGTCACCCCTGACGACTACCGGGGCAGCGGCTACGATCGCGGCCACATGGTGCCCTCGGGCGATCGCACCGGCAGCGTCGGCGACAACGCCGCCACCTTTTTGATGACTAACATTCTTCCCCAGGCTCCCGATAACAACCGTGGCCCCTGGCGAGAACTGGAAGAATACGGGCGATCGCTGGTCTACCAGTACGACCAAAGCCTGCACATCATGGCCGGGGCCTACGGCAGCCAGGGGAGCGTAGGTAACCAAGCCATTGTCATACCCTCCCGCCTGTGGAAAATTATTGTGGTTTACGACCGTCTGGCCGACGGTGGCTTAGGTATTGGCAGCGATACCCAAGTAATTGCCGTAGATCTGCCCAACACCAACCAGGTTGGCCCCGATTGGCGTCGTTACCAAACCTCAGTTCAGCGCATTGAGGTGGCGACGGGCCACAGCTTTTTTGAAACTCTGCCTCCCGAGCTTCAAGTCATTCTCAAGGCTCAGATCAGCGATGTACTCCCTTAAATCAGACCCCACATTCCAGAATGGAGAGTTAACGCCTATACTATAGGAATAGATAAAGATAA
Proteins encoded:
- the sodN gene encoding superoxide dismutase, Ni — its product is MLNQAIAKLQAWFPAAAVHAHCDGPCGVYDPSSARVAAEAVLSMTKKLVDLETPASGDKAASVAYHNTFARYTAIKEEQAQIAKDELLVLWTDYFKPVHLEQFPDLHDTFWKAAKLCSACKVEVSVQHATELMEAVQKVHTMFWATKNRDVSWYTAS
- a CDS encoding DNA/RNA non-specific endonuclease, coding for MAFFPTRLFSTRSWKMRCWSRPLALMALGIGLTGCGDLLLLVSGWVTSADLSTLPPCVDDDCNCGDFASQPQAQRVLDAFAGDPYDLDGDGNGRACERLPAALPAADPPAPPSSNPHLVLGNPSQAATANPNNYLMQRHQYVLSYSRDRRGLNWASWEVDAAWLGTTDRQDNFRPDGALPAGFYQVTPDDYRGSGYDRGHMVPSGDRTGSVGDNAATFLMTNILPQAPDNNRGPWRELEEYGRSLVYQYDQSLHIMAGAYGSQGSVGNQAIVIPSRLWKIIVVYDRLADGGLGIGSDTQVIAVDLPNTNQVGPDWRRYQTSVQRIEVATGHSFFETLPPELQVILKAQISDVLP